One window of Amaranthus tricolor cultivar Red isolate AtriRed21 chromosome 11, ASM2621246v1, whole genome shotgun sequence genomic DNA carries:
- the LOC130826901 gene encoding uncharacterized protein LOC130826901, translated as MTTIASIKKKTVANTIQDERHWIKAFVTNCSYDDIRKFLGCNGCNRKTDTKKNEFFTCQWCHKKDSISMPRLALSFDAQDDTGSMSLTTFINTIAQLFGKTISELYAPKT; from the exons ATGACAACAATAGCTTCCATCAAGAAAAAAACA GTTGCAAATACCATACAGGATGAAAGGCATTGGATTAAAGCATTCGTCACCAATTGTAGCTATGATGATATACGGAAATTCCTAGGCTGCAATGGCTGTAATAGAAAGACCGACACAAAAAAGAATGAATTTTTTACTTGCCAATGGTGCCACAAAAAAGACAGCATCTCAATGCCAAG ATTAGCTCTCAGTTTCGATGCCCAAGATGATACGGGATCTATGAGTCTCACAACCTTTATAAACACCATTGCACAGCTCTTTGGAAAAACAATTAGTGAACTATATGCTCCTAAAACTTGA